Below is a window of Musa acuminata AAA Group cultivar baxijiao chromosome BXJ3-11, Cavendish_Baxijiao_AAA, whole genome shotgun sequence DNA.
CCGAGGCGCATGAGTCAAAAAAACCCAACTCGTATGAAGAAAAATCTGTCACAATGAAAGCATAAGGTAAAATGTGTATAATATACATGAATTAGGAAAATCCAACCTGCATAAAGAAAAAATTATCATGATGGAGGCATAAGGTAAAATATGTCTGAGGTACATGAGTAAAGAAAACCTAACTCATGTGAAGATAAATTTATCATAGCAAAAATACATTGCATAAGGTAAAATATGCCTGAGGTGTGTGAGTCGAAAAAAACCCACCCGCATGATAAAATGTGCTTGAGGCACATGAGTTGGGAAAGCCCAACCCGCATATAGAGAAATCTGCCATAGCGACACAAGATAAAATGTATCCGAGGCACGTGAGTTGAGAAAACCAACCTCGCATGAAGAGAAATCTGTCACAGCGTGGGCACAAGGTAAAATGTGCTTGAGGCGCGCGCGTCGAGAAAACTTGACCCACAAGGAAAAATCTCAAAAACTCATGCCTCTCTCGAAAGAGCCTCAAAGCATGTCTTTGTGGCTTGGAGAGGGGAGGGGGTTGTTGGGGACCAGTGATATGGGTTATCGACTAATCATCCGACATATCACCACCATATGGTGTCCAATGAGAGAGGATAAGACGAAGCTTCCTTCTTACCATTTATGACAAAAAATTAGAATCGTAAGCTTCCTTCTCACCATTTATAACGAAAAATACAATCATAAGCTTTCTTCTCATCATTTATgaccaaaaaaataattacaagtTTCTTTTATACTATTTACAATTAGGTATAAAAGTTCACctttaacattaaaaaaaaaacttcttttgACTATTCGTATTTGCACTCATACACCTCGTATTACTAACATGAACATCAGAGGGACTAGGTTGAGAAACTTCTCTCAAACTTAGTCTTCTTGCATATAACACTTAAGGAGCTCGATGTTTTTACCTCAAAAATATCTCACAATCGTGTTCATACGAGTTCGAATCACTAATATTTTCTCCTAACAATACTCTTGTTGCTTAGCATTATCCATCAATCCAATCAAGATTTGAAGTTCATACGTCCCGCCTTCACTATCATGCTAAATGCTTGCTCATGATGCTAAATGCCGCTTCACCATTTTCTTATTCGACTCCTAACACACTAATCTAACTGTGACCGTATAGGCAACAAGGAAATGAGAAAGCTAGACGACATGCACATTGCAATCCATCGACGACTCACTTTCAGTCATCACTAAGTGTTCACATTGCAATCCGTCGCTTGTCGCCCAACAACATCCCTCACACGATCGatcgaaaaacaaaaaaaacaattgAATAAATGAATATTAATGAATCAGATTTTGGAATATCCTCTTGGGTCAAAGTCACCGACATCCATCACGTACGCCACGGCAACTCCATCTGATGATTTAAACTTCCGATGCGTagatgaaagaacaaaaaaaccaaaaaaaaaaagaaaagggagagagagagagaagagagagagagagagagaacaaccaAATATATAAACTATGAGAGGGAACCCAGCATGAACATGTTTCTGGATGGGAATATGACCGAGAACCTAAACACGGAAAATGTCACTCCTGCACGGAGCATCTGTTGTTAGCCCTGAAGAAACACGTCCAACTTGTTGGATTTAGTGGGAAGCATAGGGCGGAAATCCTCTAACCGTATGTCATTGAGAAGGGAGTCTCCTCTTTGGAGGCCGATGGTGTGGAGGATGTTCCCCAGCACATCTGCCGCTAGTCCTATCTCTCTCAGGCGGCCCGGTTCTTCCCCTCCTTCCTGTATCAATCTTGCTATCTCTCCCAGAGGCACCACATTTTCCATAACAATTTTAGCAAATAGGCGACCCAGAAACTCTGCTGCTCTTGGAGCGTCATTCACAGCATCCTCCAGCGAAGCCAGCACAGACTCAAACCTGCCATCAACAAATGCAATACGATGCAATGCTCAGCCAAAACATCATCAccccaaaataataataacaagaacTTGCCATTCGTACCCCTGGAGTAGCTGTACTCGGCTGATCAATCTTTCTCTTGAATTGCAAAGGTTGATGATAAGCTTTGTCAGAAGATCCCTTTCCGTATCTTTTCTCTCAAAGGAGTCCGTGACCCATAGCGATATCATGGAAGGATAAAAACTCGAAGCATTTAATTCCTTGACACACAATGCAACCTCATTCTCATCCTTGGCACTGAGGACCCAAAAAAAAGGTTTTAAATCAAATGACCCAaagttatttaataaataataaaaaaaataaggcaATGATTCATTTAAAATAATGGCAGATGAAAGAGCTCGATAAACTAAAATGCTTTTATAGAATTTAAATATGAAAAACTCAAATTCAAGGTTGCAaattgcttgcatgacctaataggTAACTTAAAAAGCAGTTCTTGCCAACCAGAGGTGCAAGAACATCCTCATCCCTGTCTGGCTTTGTACAGGAAAAGACCAACAAACTGAGAGAATTAACATCAGGTTAGAAGTTGACCCTAAAGCTATAGTTAATCTCCTGTTCAAACTTTCTTGGTTTTGACATATTCTCTACGGCAGACCTCTCGAGAACCCACTTGGATTGGACCTATTCTCAATAGCTGACTCCAAATAAAAAAGGTTTGGATGATGATAGATTATCCCAAACCAAATGAAGAACAAtgatattttcatttaaaatgaagaacAAGCTATATAGAAGAAATAAAAAGCACACCAGGTTGTTTGGCTAACATTCATATTAGTAACAGTTTCCAACAAAGAATTGTCTGTGAAATAAATGTTCAGTGAAATAAAAATGCTAGAGATACTAATGCTTATAACACAAAAAGTTCTGTGAAATAAAGCTTATGATTGATGGAAATATTCATGTGGTACTATGTTGCATACTTTTATGTTCTGTTGCATGATATAATCTCATGTCTAAACTTTACATGCCATCATCATTCTTTTATCAGACTCATCAACAAAGAAGTGCATGCCTTCAGTTTAAAAAACTATTATTCCAACTCAGAAAATTTTCATGTTATGGCTATTGGTTATACtctaaaaaaaaaggattaagCAAAGGATTTAAAAGAAAATGTCAAGAATAAGGCCAAAGATATTTTAACTATTTCCATCATGCAAAAACCCACATGGAGGAAATTATAGGAAGGCTAGTCGATGCTAAGAACAAAGATTAATTCCAACCATCACAAGCGTAACTAACATTAGCCCACAAAATGCATGGTTAAGAACATTACCTGTAGAACTCTTTGATTGTTGAAATTGATTTTTCCCGTAAAACTTCTTCCGGGAATGTTTTTGTTTCAGAAACTGTAACTAGGCTGCTACCTGGAGTGCCGTGGGTTCTTCCAGCTGGTACAATGGACGTAGCAGATCTCTCAGAAGTCCGATCTAAAACCTTCAAGTCTCTGCTGCCAGAGTTATTACTACAATTTTGAGGGCTTAGTTGCTCATATGTTGCTCCAGAGAACCTATCTATCATATGGTTAGCACCATTAGGACCCGAGGTCATCCTATGATGTTCCCCAACAACCGGTGAAATCTCAGCAGCTCCTACATTAGGTACCGACGGGTGTCCTCTGATAGACATTCCCCTGGCCAAGCCACCTTGAGGACCAAGGGTAATAGAATCATCATCAGTAGACCTTTGCGGTAGGGGAAGTGACATTGTCCTTGTTTCATACTGATGTCTATCCTCCAACCGCACATCTTGGGCACCGTGGCCACGAACCTGAGATGGCAATCCACGAACCTGCTGGGAACTTGGAGAACTTAAAAGTGTGGATCCACGGGAACCATAATCAACTGCTTGAACCCGTCTTGGGACATTAGTAATGACAGGACCACGAGCCAGTCTACCTGACTGAGCTTGCCTTTCTTGAGCAGCATCCCTGTGAACCTCCTCTATCTTCTTTGGCCCCTCAACTTTCCTTCTTTGTTGCCAGTTATTCTTTCTTAGATCAATTGCATCTCTCAACATGAATCTAACACGAGAAGATAGATTCTGATTTTTTGATAACTTCATCATCATGTCAAAATATGCATCCATATGGTCCTTTGCCTTAGGATGGTCTATCATCTCCCCGATTGTACTAATCAGTTTGCACAATGCTTCAACATCTTCCTCATCAGGATTCTGATGTTGTCCCAGCAACTTCTTAATACATTCATGCATAATTCTCTCCGTTAACAtcttttttttgtataattccCCAATCAACCGAATATTACCTAACATGCGCCTGCGTGCCCGGAGCcttttctcttccttctcctctttggACTGTTTGATCTCACCTTCCTCTTCAACTTTATTAGCTTCAGCTTGTTCTCTCTCCCCTCTTTCAAATTCCTCTTGACATTTGTTCAGTAGTAGTCTTTTAAAAGTAATCATTTCATTGTTTTCACTTAAAGGTGGCAGTGCAGCAGAAAGATGTAAACAGAAATTGGCATACATTTCACAGAAGGTTGGTTCCAACAAAGCTTTGTCAAAGATCTGCGAAATGACGCCAGTAAGAGTGACTGCATTGTCAATCTCAACCTCCTCAACCTGGGCAAAGAGTCTGTCAAAGTTTTGAGGTGTTAATTTGTTAAGGATGGCTTTTAGTCGTCTTTGTTTTGTCTCTTCCACATCAGAAACTTTGCCCACCTCATACTTTCTCTCAGCTTTGTGCATTGCCTGTAACGGTGCTTGAGGAGAGGGCATTAAGCCTCTTGCACGCTGCCACTTGTCTGCATCAGGATTACCACGTGGCATGCCTCCCTGAGATGCCATGGATTGTGTTGGCCCTGATAGAATTCCTCCCTGCCCACGAGAATTTCTTAAAACCCCATGACTGACACCTTGCCCAGGACGAAGGCTTACAATTGAAACTCCATGCCCCGGGCCAGGGCCAAAAGACCCAGGTGATTTGATCCATTTTTCATCATCCATAGTGCCAACTGTTCGACGGTCTACCCGAGAAGCACCTGATGGCCGATCTATGATCCTCCCAGGACTTGAAACTGGTGATTTTCCTACTAGAATGTTCATCGATACATCCGTTACATCAGAACCAAACTCAAAACCCCCAGGAAGCTCAGTAAACTGATGTGCTAGGGTCATTAGGAAATCCCTCGAGTATTTCTTTCTACCAGTAGATTCAATATTATCACCTTGATGttgtttccttgctcctccagtaAGCTGCCCATGTTCTGATGTTTTCAATCTTGGAGTTGATAGATCAGCGGCATCTTCCCAATCATCCAACTCAGCTTTATTCTGCCCATTTTGCTCGCTTGCGGCAACATCTTTACCAGGATAATCGACACGTACAATCTTTGTGTCAGATGTTGAACTGTTTGCACTTTCTAAATTACTAACAACCTCAAGCTTTTCCTCTGGGCCCTTATATGCATTATAAAGATCAGAAGTCCCTGCAGCATCTGCTTTAGAAAGaaattcctttctcttcttccttcttccagcAGTAATCTTAGGTTTTGAGGTTTCTGACAAAAGCTTCTCGTTCTGCCCCAAGCTTGTTGCAGAAACCAATCCATCACTAGGCAAATCGAAAACATCCAATTCTGGCTTCTCTTCCGCCTGAGAAAGTGATGGTTTGGGAAAAGAGGACGCCACACCAAAATCAGTCAAACCGACATCCTCTCTGTCTCTTGTTTCATGTTTGATCGAAAGGGTGTCAAATTTATCTTTGACATCATGGGTGGATGAAAGATCATTCCCAACTGCATTTTCAGAATCAGTTGAGTTATTTTGTTTGTCTTGTATCCTATTTTCCTGCATTTTACAAACAACATCATCATTGGAGCCTCTAAGAACCTTGTTGTCCACTTCATCACTCCCACTAGATTTCAATTTCTCATAATATCCAACTCCATCATCTTGTTTTAAAAGCATAGATTCGTCTGCGAGTTGAGAAGACTTGGAAGTGAAAGAAGATGACTGCAATTCAGCACTATTAGGATCTCGCAATGAATCATTTGTTACTTCAGATTTCCCATGTTCCTTCAAAACTGTGTTCACCACACTGGAGTTAGCAACGAAAGTTTTGAAATTAGTTCCGACCACCATAGGGGCCAAGGTAGGAGCCTCAGaaggaaaattttcttttatagaaACATAATCAGGTGCTGCACCAGATGAATCAACAGAACCTTGTGAACAATCTTGAGATGATTCATTCTCCCATATTGCTCCAGATGTGCCCGATGCAGCAGGCATTGCCTTACCTTCAAATGTCTCATTTGCTCCTACTTCTGGAAGAATCCTATTTTCAGCTTGAGGAGAAGTCCTTGTTGGAGAAGTGGGCAATTCAAATGTTGAAAAAATCCGCATACTCTCAGTTTTAGTGGATCCGTCCTGAGTTGCCACAAAGCTAACCTTGGTATCTTTTGAGGGAGATGATTCTGCTCCTTCAGGAGATGATGCATCCAACTGAAAGAATTCAAACATATGCACAGTTCAAATAAGCAGCTAATTGAAGGGAAGGAAGGAAACTAAGAGCACACACCTGACACTGTTGATGGGAGTTCCTGGCATCCTTTTTACTTGTCTTCCTCTGGTTATCCTTCAAAGAATCAGATATTTGAACAGGTTCTCCTTTCTTGCCATCAATTCCAGCCAGAACTGTTGCAGAATCCCCATCTGGTGTTTTGGGAGCCGATGAAGCCTCAGTGAGCACAATTTGCGTTGAGAGAACAGGAGCAGCAACAGAAGTAGTGCCTGTGGAAGGCAATGATACATTATGTAAGGATCCAGAACCTGATTTAAGCTGCTGAGAAGGTTTATCTGGAGTGGTCTCTCTGTGTCTTTGATTGGGAACAGTATCAGCCACAGCAGTCTTTTTTACTTCAGGTGCTTCTGGCTTGCTAACAGGCACACTAATTACCACAGGAGGCGTCGACAAAGATGCCCCAACTCTCTCAGCTTGTGAACTAATAGATGGCTTCATGGTAACCTTGACTGCAGAGGGCAAAGAAGCAGAAGCTGGTAACCCTTCCAGCTTATCGCCTTCAGAAATGTGACGGAGAGGTGAAGGTGCAGGTTTGCCACCAGAAACGGCGTTGATCATGGATGAGTTCATGAAGTTCAAGTGTTGCCCGCTTTGACTGACAGGATAAGTACCATATATTGGAGCCTGTGAAATTGCAGGCGCCTGCCCACTTGCCGCAGGGACAGTAGCAGGAAACATAAGCTGAGAATGGCTATAAGAATTCTGCTGCATAGGGGAGAAGTACTTTGTCTGATGAGAGGCAGTATATGTTGGAAGGGAATGAGCTTGAGGAATTACGTTAGGAAGTGGCCTCTGCCCAGAGGCCACACCATCCTTGAAAGAATCAATTCTTTTCTCAAGCCTCAATTCTTCATGAGTCTCTGGATGAGTTATTTTCACTGTGGTCTTCCGTTGGCCACCAAAATTACCAGGCTGTTGTTGAGGGAATTGTGGAGCAATTCCAATTCCTAGGCTGCGTAACTGTGGGGGCAATTGATGACCAATTGGAGGGGCAAACGCTAAACCTTGTCCCTGGTGCATCATCGTCTGTTGTTGCACAAAATGAGGTTGGATGCTAGGAACATAAATCTGCTGTGCAACTTGGGAGGTATTCCCCACAGGTAACGTCATTGACATTTGCAGTGAATTGGCTGCCAGACCTGGTGATTGCAACTGCGGGCTGGGGCCACCGTATTGAGGAGGAACTTGTGGTGGCTGAGGCTGAAATGGCATAGGCATAGGAACAGGCATACCAGAAATTGGAAGAGCAGAAGCTTTCGGTGCTGGTACAATTGGAGCAGATGGTACTGAGGCACTAGCATCCCTCTTTACCTGAGATATAGAATGGGACTCCCCACCACCAGATTGACGAGCACCACCAACATCCTTCATGGTTTGTTGATGATGCTGCTGTTTTTGAGCAGAAGGTACAGACGATGTAGGAACAGCCCCGAATGACTCGGAATGAGCCTGAAAAGCAAACCAATTGAAACTTCAGTAAGATAATCAAACTGGCACAGCTAAGTGTCTGTTATTGAAGCCAGCATGTCATAGATGCAAGCCGACTATAAGGTTAGATTACAAATTAATGCACAGAGCAACGCAATGAATCAAGGGAAATTGATTGATAGCTATAAACTACACAGTTCTGTGAAAAGAAAAGGACCAAATAGAAAAATATGTTATGTCAAAATATTCACAAACCTGCTCACGTTTCTGCTCGTCGAGATTCGGCGGAGCTGAGCTGGTCCGGGCAGGAATCTTTCATAATCAACAAACATTTCCCAAGTATGAGCAAAAAAACCATTACAAAGAGCACAAGAAACACCAGTATGCCAAAAGACAAAAAAGAATGATACCTGCAATCCATTCATCATGCCAGCATTTATTGAGCCAAACTGAAGTATAATATCCCTGGACATGTCCCCTAAAGATATAATCATGAAAGGAGAATAGCATAAGAATATCTATCTTTTCCCAAAGAGAAAAGGCTCTCACCGATACATCAATAGATTCTCTAAAAGttcaaattttacaataaggaaaaACCTTATGGAAAAGGGAAACAGCAATCGATTAAAAAGAAACAATGTTGAACCTTTAGCCGGTGCCGACGGTGCTGCAGGATTCGAGGCTCCAGCAGCAGATTGAGAAGACGGCGCCTTAGGGATAGCTCGGGATGTATTTCTAGGGATCGGCACAACAACTGGCTTTGCCACACCTGGGCCTGGTCCATCTGAAAATTGTATGCAGAACCAACATCAGAACAACACTAGCAATCCCAATTAAATAAAAGGATACATAGTTACTAGTAGATCATCACTGTTACACCGGGACCCTAAAAAGTTAACATAAACTGGTTCTGACTTTTAGGGCTGGAAATAAATCATCAGAAATATATAAAACAAAGAATCGACTCGAACAGAATACCGGGAGAAGGCGCCCAGGGCTGAGCACCATTCTGAACAGCTCGATGGACAGTGGTTGTGGGAGCAGCACCACTCGCTTCAGAGCTCGCATTTGCCAGATTTACCCTAGCTTGACTGCCTTGCCCATTACCAGATTTCTTTAAGCTACAACATCAAAAGAAACCCCTCAAGAACCCACTCTTTTTCAAGCCATTGGACCCAAACCGACAGAAAACATCAATACTGTCAAGAACAGATGGTATCAATCAGAAAGTGGGAGAAAAGACGGCACCTCCGGTTCGCTGACAATGGCGGGGTGATATGCGAGGGAGGAGGAACAGCATGGGATGTGGAAGAAGAGATAGTAGGAGGGGCGGAGACGCCGCCCTTCCTGCCACCGTCAACGAATCCCCTTTGCTGGCCGGAGCTGCCCGATCGACCAGATTTCCTCTGCTGGCCCTCGGTCCTCTCGACCCTGGATTGATTGACGGACATAAATCCCGACCGCACGTCTTCCTCCAATCTAAACAAAGACCACAGCCGAAACAAAAGCGAGTAAGAAGCAAACCACCGATCCCCACCGCATCAAACCCTAAACAATCCACCGAAGCAATCCAATTCAAGAAAGAAGGGCGATAACGAACAACAAACCCACTTCTTGTCGAGCGAAGAGAAACCTAGATGGAACTGGTTGGGGGATAGTGCAAGGGATCCAATCGCTCACCCGAGGGGTTCTGAGCGGTAAAAGCGGGCGATTTGGCGAGATTAGGGTTCCCCCCTCAGTGGGATGCGAACGACGCGGGAATCATCAACAGCAGAGCacaacacgagagagagagagagaggagagagagaaagagagatggattcttggagagggagagagagagacagagagttgAGGGTAAATTGGAGAGTGGAGGCGCGGAAAAGGGaataaaaataacaaagaaaagaggcagtcaaaattaaaatcaaaattaaatagaTCGGAAAGGCAAAGGCGGTCAGGTGGAAGGGGGCATCAGATATTTAAAAGGGGAGGTGAAACGAACAGTCCCCCTTCCCACTGTTCCAATTCCCGACTCTCTCTCAAGACAACCGGTTCGGTCTATTTAAAGATCGGATCGGATCAATTGCGATCGTCTCAGCAGAACTTGACTCGATCGGATAAGACAAATTAGATTTACCATCCGATTCATATCACATTGGGGAACAATTTCCTGTGGAAGTCTTGGATGGAACAGCTACCAACACAATGTGCATGCGGACAGGCCTCTTGTAGCATGTAGAATGCGCATGCAAGCATATTCGCATGTCTCTACTATTACAACCATCCATTAGGAGAAATAAAGATAATAGAATTAATGCGATAGATTTTGAATACTCAATTTCATGACTCATGGTTGGACTTTCCCCCTCTACaggtccttcttcctcttctatgGCTCTATGCGAAGCAGAGTTTTTCTGTCAtacaatatttaattatatatatatatatatatatatatatatatatatatatataaaaagagagAATGGAATTGCATGAGGGCACGTTGTATTTATTGTCATGTCATCCGGAGTTCTTTGTGTGAGCGTTGCACGATGCAGGCCCAAATACCTTTTGGGCCTTTAGGGCCCATGATTCTCGGGAGGAGGGCAGCGCATTTGTATGACAGACTTGTACTCTTTGTGGAGCTTTCAGATTTCATGGACGGTAGATGTCGTCTTTTCTTATGCTTGAGTCAATCAAAGCTTGCCACATGATGCTCAAGTCAGATCGAGACGGTTGGTGATCCGATCAATGACTGGGCCACATAGGTCTTAGCCAAATATGAAATATCAAAGAAATATTTCACTTATACTGTAGAATATTTTCTTCaatgaaatcaattttaaaaGTCCATCAGACCACCGCGATAATCAAAGTAATTTCTTGTTTAACTCAAAATTATTACTTTTTGTTTCATGATCGACTTAAGCATCGAAATAGTCACATCAAAAATCACACTTGATTTTTATGCATGTCAGCATATGAGAGAAAGGTGGAAGCAtggaaggaagagaagaggaaaaagGTGGAAGCAGTGGAAGGATGCTAGCAAGTATATCAAACAGGTACTCTTCTTCCACCTTGGAACACTTATGCCATTGATTGAGGCATGCAAATATAGGAAGCACAAGATGAACGCTTCCCCGGTTGATTAAAGAGCAGCGGCCAAGTGGTCTTCCTCTTCTGGTGAGTGAGTGGGATTGGCTACTGACAGCTTAGAACAGTATGGTTTCCCTGACAGATCCAAGATGGAAGGACTTTAATGTCCGTAAGCTGCATCGCCAGCTGAATCAATGCCCACCAAACTCACATGATTACAAAAGACCAGATCAGTATTGGTGTGACCAACAATCAATACAGATCCATTACATGAGATTCCAAACCTTACTTAAAACCTTCAAAATGGCCATGTGAAGCTCAACGAAGACATTGTTGCTCGTCTGGATCTTCTTATCCGACACTGCCATGTGAAATCAACAAATAGTTTCTGTCGAATAGCGACCAGCATTTGAGAACGTTGACAATTCTCCATGCGTAAGCTTTATGACTGATGGATGACGTGCCTTCTTCGGCTTGCATTGAGAACTCAAAGTCCAGCTTCCACTCTCTCTTTCTCGTTTGCATGGAATGTAGAGGGTTGCAGCATGGCAGAGAGCATCAAAGCAGGGGAAGAAGTTGCTCAGAAGTGTTGCTTGCTGTCTCGAGAGCCAAGACTATGTCATCTACCTACTTGATATATAACATATGATCCTCAAAGTTAGCTAACACTATTCTTTACGATATTATTTGAAGGAGGCTAGTAGTAGGTTATTGGTTTATACGTCAGTTCATGTGACTCGATCAACACCAAGGAAGCTTGTTAGCAAAGTATTGTTCATCTTCATAAATGACTTGTTCACCTACCAAATAAACAATCATAGTTCATAGTTGCAGGAATtctgtctctctccctctctcactGGACGTAGTAAATTGTACTTATAatatgttagattatatgattttatttaattatataagatatattatagatatgattgaattctaattatgatttttggctaatagcaaaaaaaaatctaataggtAAGATTCATTAGGAGACATCCTCGAtggaaggaactctcctaataatttatTCTAGACTCTCTGCTCTCacttataaatagacaggacatcTAAAGGCTAAAGAAGCATGTCATAAATGACACAGTTAAGAGAGTACAGTTTCTCTCTCAACTCTCTCTAATCCATGAATCTAAGTGGCCCTGTAAAAGGATAGGAAGAAAGGTAAAAAAGAGTAGTTCTTATTATAGATTGATAGTGGATTTGGATATAAAGATAGTGCCTTTGCAGATCATATAAAGATCCTTTTTAGATGGCATCAAAAATTATTCATCGTAAAAACCGatataatgttatttgatttcaatcctagtataaatatttttctatatcatatataacatataatagttttatgctaacaattgatatcagagcctaggttcttgaaatcaaatatcttagatctattattttctgattttatgatatttaaataatttatattttgtcGATCTAAATTCCTATTTATTATGTCTTATCGCCTGCTTACGGACAATGTTAGATTCTTTGTAACGATGATCTATTTTTCTATTTGATTTGTCCTATTGTTTGATTACAATCAATATACGATTTATTGTGGTTGATTGATGGATTTATTGTCGACGTTGTTGAGGTGATAATTAATTTCTGTTGGTTACCTATTCAGTTATCGACAATAGCTAAAGGGTTGTGTACAGAGATTGCAGTCGTGCATCACGGCCACATGCAGGCAGCGATTTGCTTGCGAGCGATGGCTACACCACGCAATAGTAATAGCAACTGTGGGCAATCGCCAGGTGGCAAGCTGCACACCACGATGGTTGCGTATCACGGTACCCGCATGCAGTCGATGGCAATCGCACGTAGGCATGCAGTCGATGGCTGCGCAACATCGATCGTGCGTAGACAACAATTGCACACGGATGTCGGTGGCACCATGGGCATCCTTCACCGCTTGTGAAtgtggtggccatggaaggcggcAACTGCACCCCATGTGAAGTCGATGGCCACACTGGCGACCTCCCTCACACGCACGACATCCACCTATAAAGGATGCTTGCAGAAGTACGATGGTCATAGATGGCGACAACCGCACTACGCAATAGCTGTCCCCATGTGCAACGACGACGAGCACAATTCGAGGTGGAAGATTAGggtttttctcaaaaaaatatttttaccctTCGAAAATAAAAGAATTTTAGGGTCTATCCTTTTTTTACTTTCCATAAATGTCcttcataaaattaaaaattttctagCATATCCTTTTGATAGTTCTACCCTTTATTAATCTCGTAATTCTGGTTTATCTCTtaacaataaaattataattttacccttaGATCAATTATTATTGATTGACTTAATTAGGTTGATGTTTAGTCTAATTATaggtttatctaattaaataaggtTGATTAGTacaataattcttttatatttttctaatataaattattgattgtaaatccaattattgttcttagatatttatttaattattcatatatatatttaaaattatgaaataatagttATCTTCTACATAAAGCTCTTCATGATTTATGggttatcatgattataattattatatgagtTTTCTTTATGCTAatcaatatttaataattattatgattgttattctTTTATTGAACTACTTCAGcatgaataaaaaaaaacttagtaaatattatt
It encodes the following:
- the LOC135652442 gene encoding eukaryotic translation initiation factor 4G-like codes for the protein MSVNQSRVERTEGQQRKSGRSGSSGQQRGFVDGGRKGGVSAPPTISSSTSHAVPPPSHITPPLSANRSLKKSGNGQGSQARVNLANASSEASGAAPTTTVHRAVQNGAQPWAPSPDGPGPGVAKPVVVPIPRNTSRAIPKAPSSQSAAGASNPAAPSAPAKGDMSRDIILQFGSINAGMMNGLQIPARTSSAPPNLDEQKREQAHSESFGAVPTSSVPSAQKQQHHQQTMKDVGGARQSGGGESHSISQVKRDASASVPSAPIVPAPKASALPISGMPVPMPMPFQPQPPQVPPQYGGPSPQLQSPGLAANSLQMSMTLPVGNTSQVAQQIYVPSIQPHFVQQQTMMHQGQGLAFAPPIGHQLPPQLRSLGIGIAPQFPQQQPGNFGGQRKTTVKITHPETHEELRLEKRIDSFKDGVASGQRPLPNVIPQAHSLPTYTASHQTKYFSPMQQNSYSHSQLMFPATVPAASGQAPAISQAPIYGTYPVSQSGQHLNFMNSSMINAVSGGKPAPSPLRHISEGDKLEGLPASASLPSAVKVTMKPSISSQAERVGASLSTPPVVISVPVSKPEAPEVKKTAVADTVPNQRHRETTPDKPSQQLKSGSGSLHNVSLPSTGTTSVAAPVLSTQIVLTEASSAPKTPDGDSATVLAGIDGKKGEPVQISDSLKDNQRKTSKKDARNSHQQCQLDASSPEGAESSPSKDTKVSFVATQDGSTKTESMRIFSTFELPTSPTRTSPQAENRILPEVGANETFEGKAMPAASGTSGAIWENESSQDCSQGSVDSSGAAPDYVSIKENFPSEAPTLAPMVVGTNFKTFVANSSVVNTVLKEHGKSEVTNDSLRDPNSAELQSSSFTSKSSQLADESMLLKQDDGVGYYEKLKSSGSDEVDNKVLRGSNDDVVCKMQENRIQDKQNNSTDSENAVGNDLSSTHDVKDKFDTLSIKHETRDREDVGLTDFGVASSFPKPSLSQAEEKPELDVFDLPSDGLVSATSLGQNEKLLSETSKPKITAGRRKKRKEFLSKADAAGTSDLYNAYKGPEEKLEVVSNLESANSSTSDTKIVRVDYPGKDVAASEQNGQNKAELDDWEDAADLSTPRLKTSEHGQLTGGARKQHQGDNIESTGRKKYSRDFLMTLAHQFTELPGGFEFGSDVTDVSMNILVGKSPVSSPGRIIDRPSGASRVDRRTVGTMDDEKWIKSPGSFGPGPGHGVSIVSLRPGQGVSHGVLRNSRGQGGILSGPTQSMASQGGMPRGNPDADKWQRARGLMPSPQAPLQAMHKAERKYEVGKVSDVEETKQRRLKAILNKLTPQNFDRLFAQVEEVEIDNAVTLTGVISQIFDKALLEPTFCEMYANFCLHLSAALPPLSENNEMITFKRLLLNKCQEEFERGEREQAEANKVEEEGEIKQSKEEKEEKRLRARRRMLGNIRLIGELYKKKMLTERIMHECIKKLLGQHQNPDEEDVEALCKLISTIGEMIDHPKAKDHMDAYFDMMMKLSKNQNLSSRVRFMLRDAIDLRKNNWQQRRKVEGPKKIEEVHRDAAQERQAQSGRLARGPVITNVPRRVQAVDYGSRGSTLLSSPSSQQVRGLPSQVRGHGAQDVRLEDRHQYETRTMSLPLPQRSTDDDSITLGPQGGLARGMSIRGHPSVPNVGAAEISPVVGEHHRMTSGPNGANHMIDRFSGATYEQLSPQNCSNNSGSRDLKVLDRTSERSATSIVPAGRTHGTPGSSLVTVSETKTFPEEVLREKSISTIKEFYSAKDENEVALCVKELNASSFYPSMISLWVTDSFERKDTERDLLTKLIINLCNSRERLISRVQLLQGFESVLASLEDAVNDAPRAAEFLGRLFAKIVMENVVPLGEIARLIQEGGEEPGRLREIGLAADVLGNILHTIGLQRGDSLLNDIRLEDFRPMLPTKSNKLDVFLQG